Proteins encoded together in one Catellatospora citrea window:
- a CDS encoding FAD binding domain-containing protein, producing the protein MRPFAYTKVETLAEAVNALAAAGPQARLLAGGTTLYDLMKLEIETPSAVVDVHRVADLAGFDTSGDTELVFGAGARMADVAEDGRLRRDYPALSESLWRAASQQLRNMATLGGNLLQRTRCPYFRGGEPFACNKRRPGSGCAAQEGLDRSHALFGGSEHCIAVYPGDWATALVAFDAEVDVLGPSGARSLPLSQLHREPGDTPQHEHNLEPGEIITAVRVPVTPAGRGSAYLKIRDRESYAFALVSAAVALTLDGDGRVDECRIAVGGVATRPWRVPAAEQALRGNTITEASARAAGEAAFADARPGRANAFKVELGTRTVADAVRLAGSRAVA; encoded by the coding sequence GTGCGCCCGTTCGCGTACACCAAGGTCGAGACCCTCGCCGAAGCCGTCAACGCCCTGGCCGCGGCCGGTCCGCAGGCGCGGCTGCTGGCGGGCGGTACGACGCTGTACGACCTGATGAAGCTGGAGATCGAGACGCCGTCGGCGGTGGTGGACGTGCACCGGGTCGCCGACCTGGCCGGCTTCGACACCTCCGGCGACACCGAGCTGGTCTTCGGCGCGGGCGCGCGGATGGCCGACGTCGCCGAGGACGGCCGGCTGCGCCGCGACTACCCGGCGCTGTCGGAGTCGCTGTGGCGGGCGGCGTCGCAGCAGCTGCGCAACATGGCCACGCTCGGCGGCAACCTGCTGCAGCGCACCCGCTGCCCATACTTCCGGGGCGGGGAGCCGTTCGCCTGCAACAAGCGCCGGCCGGGCAGCGGCTGCGCCGCGCAGGAAGGCCTCGACCGCTCGCACGCCCTGTTCGGCGGGAGCGAGCACTGCATCGCGGTGTATCCGGGCGACTGGGCCACGGCGCTGGTCGCGTTCGACGCCGAGGTGGACGTGCTCGGGCCGAGCGGGGCCCGCAGCCTGCCGCTGTCGCAGCTGCACCGCGAGCCGGGCGACACCCCGCAGCACGAACACAACCTCGAACCCGGCGAGATCATCACCGCGGTGCGGGTGCCGGTCACCCCGGCGGGCCGCGGGTCGGCCTACCTGAAGATCCGAGACCGGGAGTCGTACGCGTTCGCGCTGGTCTCCGCGGCGGTCGCGCTGACCCTCGACGGCGACGGCCGGGTCGACGAGTGCCGCATCGCCGTCGGCGGCGTCGCCACCCGTCCGTGGCGGGTGCCCGCGGCCGAGCAGGCACTGCGCGGCAACACGATCACCGAGGCGAGCGCCCGCGCCGCCGGGGAGGCCGCCTTCGCCGACGCGCGGCCGGGCCGCGCCAACGCGTTCAAGGTCGAGCTGGGTACGCGCACCGTCGCCGACGCGGTGCGCCTGGCCGGAAGCAGGGCG